CCTTACAAGGTCTTATTTGTTTTACCGGAATCCACATAAAAAAGGGGCGCTATAATTTGCAGGTCAGCTCTGGAATACGTTGCCGCTTTTGTAATACAATAAGGCCAACTCTTGCCTCGGCGCGCAAAGATGGGTCGTTTGCAGGGATCTTGAATTGAAGATCATCAAGGGGAGGTATGTATGCTTCGAAGAATATGCAAGATATGTGGTCACGAAACTATCCCGGAGTTAACCCCCGAGGGTACCAAATTTCATTGTAAAACCTGTAACGACTACCCCATATATGACGAGTTCGACATGGAGCCCCACTGTCCTGAATGTGGGGAGCTACTCGAGGTGCACGTCAAATGCGGCACCGGGTTTTTCTGCAACCGATGCCGCTCTCTGAAATCCAGAAAGAATATCGTCTGGAAGGAAAAACCCTAGTCACTTTTCCAGAGAAAAGGATATGAGATTCTGCGAAACTATGGCGAAAAGACCCACCCCAAAAACAGGGTGGGTCTTTTTCTGTTTTGGAAGGCTGCCCTTTTATTCATCAAAAGGCATCGTGATCATAAATCCGCCACGGTAACGCCTGAAGTCATTTGTCTTTCTCTGCGGACGCCGGGTACCCGGCGGTTAATCTGCTTATGGCCTAAAGGGGATGCTTCGCTCACCCCTTGTACCCCGCCAGCAGCTTTTCCACCTCTTTACGCTGCCGTGCGCTGAAGGGACCGACAAACGCCACGGCCAGAGCTTTAGGATCAAACAGTTGCGCGGCGACTTCACGAACCTGGGCAGCGGTGAGGGCCTGCACCTGGCGGCATTCCTCCGCCAGAGTCAGGGGATAGTCGACCAGTTCGCCCCAGCCGAAACGGCCGGCCCGGGTGTCGGCCTGGTCGAGGCTGAATTCCTGTTCGTAGACAAACGCGCGCACCACCCGCTGCAGTTCCTCTTCGCCGGCGGGGTTGCAGCGCAGATCGTCCAACATCTTCAGGAGCTCCTGCAGGGCCTGCAGCAGGCTGGCCGGAGCGACAGCCAGGTCGATGGAAAACGCACCGCAGTCGTCGTACAGGCCGAGATTGGCTTCGGCATGGTAGGTGAGTCCGAGCTGCTCCCGCAGCCGCACCATCAGCCGCGCGCTGCTGCCGGACAGGATGCGCCGCAGCAAACGCAACGCCGGAGTGCGCGGATCTTTGCGTCCGGGGACATTAAACGCCAGTTGCAGATGAATCTGCGAGGTGGCGTCCCGCGTCCAGACGGTAAGAGGACCCTCTGCTGCAGGCGGCGGCGCGGGTAGCGCCGTCGGCACGGGGTAGCTCACCCAGTCGCCAAAGGCGGCCTCGACGGCGGCCAGTGCCTGGGCGCGTGTAACGCGACCGGCGATAGCAACCACGATATTGCCCGGAGTGTACCAGGTTTCAAGATGTTGGCGCAGATCCTCGCGGGTCAGGCTCTGCACCGATTCGTGGGTACCGACGGTCGGCAGGCTCAGAGGATGCCCCGGCCAGATCAGGCGGCTGGTCAGATTGTCGGGATTGATCTCCTCACCGGCCTCGTTAAGATCTTCGAGAGCTTCCTCAATGATGATCCGGCGCTCGATATCGATGTCGTCCAGCAGCGGGCGACGCAGCAAAGACGCGAACAAGGCGGTACCTTCGGCCACATGCTCGGGATGCAACCGCGAATGGTAGCAGGTGGTTTCGCCGTCGGTAGCGGCATTGACGGTGCCACCGAGAGCCTCAAAGGCCGACTCCAGGGCCAGCCCCGTGGGGTAGTCTTGACTTCCGCGAAACAGCATATGTTCGAGAAAGTGGGAGATCCCGGCCTTATCGGCCTGTTCATGGCGACCGCCGACCCCGACGTGGCAAACCATCTCGACACTGTGCAGATGCGGCATTTCCACCGTAACCAGGCGCAAACCGTTGGCCAGGGTGTCCTTAAAATATTCAGTCATGCAAGTTACTTCCAGGGAATTGTGGTGTCAGGTAGGGCAAGAAGCAGCTTCAACCGCTCTGCCGGGGATAGATCAGGTCGCGACCGCCTTTGGCCTGGCGGCCGAGATAACGCAGATAAATAAGATGCGCAACAAACGCCGCCATAAACAGCAGGGTCCAGATGCCGGGCAGTTCGCCGATCGCCGCCTGCTGCAGGTACTGGCGCCAGGATCGCGCAATAAGCGGATGCAGTTTGATTTTCAGCAACCAGCCGGCCAGCAGCACCGCAAACAGGTAGATGTAATTGGCGTGGATGCGCTGACCGATGGCCTGCAGCGGTCCCATTTTGTAGCGCGGATGCAGCAGATCCTCGGCCAGATCGATACGCCAGGGCGCATCGGGCGAGAAATCGAGCCGCCCTTTGAGAAGGTTGGCAACAAACTCCTGATGCAACAGACGCACCCGGTATTCATAGGCGTCGTAAAAACGAAAGCGCCGCGCCTCGACGAACAACAGGATATACACCATGGCCAGACCGAATAAAAACGCGGCATGGGTGATTTCCGGATGACTGAAAGCGAATCCCAGAAACGCCGCGGTAGCGGCGACCGCCCAGTTGGTGGTGCGGTCGAGGCGTTCCCGCCAGGCCAGCGCCCGCGCCGATTCCGCCCGATAGTAATGAATCACTGCGGTAATGGTTTCGGTACGATTCAGAGATTTATCGTCGCGTGGCGTATCCGGCATGGTCGGTGCCATCCTCTGTTATTCAAGCATGGTTCAACAGCTTAGCCGCTTCCTTGGCGTGATAGGTAATGATCAGATCGGCTCCGGCACGCTTCATACCGGTCAGCAGTTCCAGCATCACCTTGTCATGGTCGACCCAGCCCTGCTGCGCCGCAGCCTTGAGCATGGCGAATTCCCCGGAGACGTTGTAAGCCACCAGCGGCAGATCGAAACGTTCCCGCAGATCGCGCAGGATGTCGAGATAGGCCATGGCCGGCTTGACGATGAGAAAATCGGCGTTTTCGTTCACATCGAGCTGGGCTTCGCGCAGGGCCTCGCGGCGGTTGGCCGGGTCCATCTGATAGGAACGCCGATCACCGAATTGAGGGGCCGACTCCGCCGCTTCGCGAAAGGGTCCGTAAAACGCGCTGGCGTACTTAACAGCATAACTCATGATCGGCAGATGGTCGAATCCTTCGCTATCGAGGGTGCGGCGGATGGCCGCCACCCGCCCGTCCATCATGTCGCTCGGCGCGATGATGTCAGCACCGGCACGAGCATGGGCCAGGGCCTGCAGGGACAACAGACGAAGCGTCGGATCGTTGACCACCTCCTCGTCACGGATCAGGCCGCAATGGCCGTGGTCGGTATATTCGCACATACAGACATCGGTAACCACAATCAACTCCGGCACCGCCGCCTTGATGGCACGGATGGAGCGGGGAATGATGCCGTCTTCGTTGGTGCCCTCGCTGCCCTCGGCGTCCTTATGATCCGGAATGCCGAACAGGATCACCGCAGGAATGCCGAGATCCCGGATCTCGCGGGCCTCCGCCGCCAACCGGTCCACGGACATCTGGCTGACGCCGGGCATGGAACTGATGGGATTGCAGACGTCGGTACCCTCGACGCAGAACAGCGGATAGATAAAGTCGTCCACCGCCAGCTGGGTCTCGCGAACCATGTTGCGCAAAATCGGAGTGCGGCGCGTGCGACGGGCCCGGTATTCGGGAAATTTCATGGGATACTCCTTTTATGCTTTAAAACTTTTCGTCTTTTTGGAAGATAAAACCTTTAATTTCAACACCGCGGGGTCGCGCCCCCGCACGGCGCATTACTCTTTTAATACGCCTCAAAAGAGTAATCAGAAAAGGGCGCCCCGATTCCTGGCCCGCCTGCGGCGGGTTCCCTGCGCTACGCAACCGTCGGGCGGGCGGACAAGATTCGCTACGCTCAGTCGTCCGCCTGTTTCGCCCGCCGCTCGCTTCGCTCCGGCTGCGTCATGAGGGGATTAACGGCACGGCCATAATAAAACAAATGAGCAAGGTCGATATCTGCAACAGCTACGCAGATAGCAGCGAAACCATTTCCGTTCCGCAAGTAAGACAGACGAAGATATTCATGGCTCTTAAGTGGCAGCAGCGGTGACCCGAAGCCCCGCCTCTGGCGAATCCAAGTCATGGCGGCAGCCGACCTTACGTCCATTCTTTGGTTACTTTCTTTAGACGAGTAAAGAAAGTAAGCCGGCTGCCGGCCGGGACCGGCGGGGTTGAAGTTGACGTAAAGGTTTTAACTCTTTGGACTTAGCACCTACTTCAACACCGCGGGGTCGCGCCCCCGCACGGCGCCTTACTCTCTTTTCACACCAAAAGATAGTAAGCAGAGAAAGGTGCCCCGATTCCTGGCCCGCCTACGGCGGGTTCCCTGCGCTACACAACCGTCGGGCGGGCGGACAAGATTCGCTACGCTCAGTCGTCCGCCTGTTTCGCCCGCCGCTCGCTTCGCTCCGGCTGCGTCATGAGGGGATTAACGGCACCGCCGTTATAAAACAAGTTAGTAGCGCCGCCCCTGGCGAATCCAAGTCATGGCGACAACCGGCCGGGACCGGCGGTGTTGAATTTGAAGTAAATGTTTTAGTTCTTTACACCAAACACCAACTTCAACACCGTGGGATCGCGCCCCCACACGGCACATTACTCTTTTAATACGCCTCAAAAGAGTAATCAGAAAAAGGCGCCCCGATTCCTGGCCCGCCTGCGGCGGGTTCCCTGCGCTACGCAACCGTCGGGCGGGCGGACAAGATTCGCTGCGCTCAGTCGTCCGCCTGTTTCGCCCGCCGCTCGCTTCGCTCCGGCTGCGTCATGAGGGGATTAACGGCAAAACCAAGCTTAAAAGCGTTTGGCAATTCCAGCAGAACCGGTGTCTGCAGCAGCTATTCAGTTAAAAAGGCTATCTATGCCTCCAGCTCGCCAAAATACCCCTGCAAAGCCTCAATCAGCATCTCCACCGTCGGCACCGCAGCCTCCACGGCAACCTCCAGACCGTGTCGGCGGACGGTGTCACTGGTCAGAGGGCCGAGGCTGGCGATCGTCACCCCTGCCAGCAGCCGCTGACCGTCATCGCCAAGAGCCTGCAGGCAATGATCCACCGCCGAGGACGAGGCAAAGGTCACGGCATCGACACCCTGCTCGAGGGCTTCACGCAGCTGCTCGGCAGCACCGACGGCGGCACGGGTATGATAGGCCACCGGGGCACAGACCTCGGCACCGGCAGCGGACAGTTCCGTAACCAACAGATCGCGGGCCCGTTGGCTACGGGGGTAGAGAATGCGCTTGCCGGTCACGCCCCTGTCAAGAAGCACCTCCAGCACCCCTTCGGCGCGTTGCTCATCGGGCAGCAGATCGGCGCGCAGGCCATACTGCCGAAGAGCGGCAGCGGTTTTGGGGCCCACCGCGGCGATACAAACATCATGAAGAAGGCGACTGTCGTGCCCCAGGGCAAACAACCGTTCGAAGAAATAGTTTACCGCATTAACGGAGGTCAGCACCAATACATCGGTACCGGGCAGCTGCTGCAAGGCGGCATCCAGCTCCTGCCAGTCGGGAGGCGGCACGATCTCCAGGGTCGGACAGCAGATGGCCTCGGCCCCGGCGGCCTGCAAGCCCTCGGTCAGGACACCGGCCTGGCCGGCGGCCCGGGTCACCAGAATGCGCCGCCCGAACAGCGGCCGGTTGTCGAACCAACGCAACTGCTTGCGCAGTGCCACGATTTCACCGACCACGATGATGGCCGGCGGGCCCAGGCGGGCCTGCTGCACGCGTTCGGTGATATCGGCCAGCGTGCCGACCAAGGTCTGCTGCCGCGGGGTGGTGCCCCAGCGTACCACGGCCACCGGAGTGTCGGGCGCGCGACCGTGTTGCACAAGCTTTTTGGTGATGGTGGCCAGATTGCCCATGCCCATGTAAAACAGCAGGGTACCGACCCCGGTGGCCAGTTTCGACCAGTCGAGACTCGACACCTTCTTTTTCGGATCTTCATGGCCGGTGATCAAACCCAGACTGGTGGTGTAATCACGATGGGTCAAGGGAATCCCGGCATAGATGGCGGCGCCGAAACCGGCGGTGACACCCGGCACGATCTCGAAAGGCAAACCCGCTTCGGCCAGTTCGCAGGCCTCTTCGCCGCCCCGACCGAAAAGACAGGGATCACCCCCCTTGAGACGCACCACCACCTTGCCCAGACGCGCTTTTTCGACCAGCAGCGCGTTGATCTTCTCCTGAGGCAGGTGATGGTGGCCAGCCGTTTTGCCGACATAGATGCGTTCGGCCGTGGCCGGTGCCTCATGCAGCAGCTGCGGATTGGCCAGGTAATCGTAGACCACGACTTCGGCACGGCGCAGGCACTGCAATCCCCGCACGGTCAGCAAGCCGGGATCGCCGGGACCGGCTCCGACCAGATAAACGATGCCTGTGGCGCTGTTTTCGCAACGGTTCATGCTCAGGGCACCAACGGGGTCGGAGTGATATCGAGAGCCGCAAGGATACGATCGGCACCACGTGCCAGCAGCGTCTCCGCCAATTGGCAGCCAACGGCTTCGGCCTGTGCCACCGGGGCCGCAAGGGTTTCCTTGATCAAACTACCCCCATCGACTTCGGCCACCAGACCGACCATAGTCAGGGTCTGCTCGGCAACCGTGGCATGCGCCGCCAACGGCACTTGGCAACCGCCATTCAAACGCCGCAGAAACGCACGTTCGGCGCGCACCGCTACGGCGGTATCGGCATCATGCAAAGGCGCGATCAGCTCCAGGGTGCGGTCATCGCCTTCGCGGCACTCCAGTCCCAACGCCCCCTGACCGATGGCAGGCAGGCTTACATCGACAGACAGATACTCGGCGATACGTTCCGCCAGTTCCAGGCGCTTGAGACCGGCGGCGGCCAGTACGATACCGTCCATGTCCTCTTCTTCCATCTTCCGCAACCGGGTCTCGACGTTGCCGCGCAGCGAAACGATGTCCAGGTCGGGGCGGCGATGCAGCAACTGGGCCTGGCGCCGCAGGGCCGAAGTACCGATGCGCGCACCTTGGGGCAGCTGCGCAAAACTGCGGCCATCCGGTGTGACCAGGGCATCGCGCGGATCCTCGCGTGGCGGAATGCAGGGCAGAATCAGCCCCGGCGGCAACACGGAAGGGACATCCTTCATGGAATGCACCGCCAGATCGATGCTGCCGTCGTACAGAGCCTCCTCGATCTCCTTGACGAAAAGCCCCTTACCACCGACCTTGGCCAACGGCACATCGAGAATTTTGTCGCCTTTGGTGGTGATCGGCACCAGGACGACGGACAAGCCCGGATGCAGGGTTTCCAGTTGCTGCTGCACCCACTCGGCCTGCCAGAGGGCCAGTCGGCTGGCGCGGGTACCGATACGCAATGCGCTAGAACTCATGAAGTTAGATCCTGTTTGGAATCGGCGTCTTTTTCGACGGAATCCCCGCCAGTCTGCTGCGAATCGGGGTTCAGATCGAACAGGCGCCGTACGGCTTCGAGATAGATTTCACCGGTAATGTCGTCACCGGCGCGTTTGAGTACGCTTAAAGGGGAATGCAACACCTTGTTGACAATGGCGCGGGTCAGCGCCTCGACGGCACGGCGATCGCCAGCATCGAGGTGCTGCAGGCTGCCAAGGGTCTTTTCCGTTTCGGTGCGGCGGATATCTTCCACCTGCCGACGCAGAGCAACAATCATGGGAGTGGCTTCGAGGCTGCGCAGCCAGCTGTAAAAACGCACGATTTCCTGCTCGATAATATCCTCGGCCTTTTTGGCCGCCTTGCGCCGCTCGCGCAGATTGGTCTCGATGACGCCGTTGAGATCATCGATATCGTAGAGATAAACGTTATCGATGTGATTGACTTCGGGATCGATGTTGCGCGGCACGGCGATATCGATGAGAAACATGGGGCGGTTTTTGCGCTGGCGGATGATCTGCTCAAGCTGAGCCCGGGTCAGCAACAGCCCCCCGGCGGCTGTGGAAGTCAGGACAATATCCGCCTGGTTGAGATACAGGGGAAATTCCGCAAACGGTATCGCCCGTCCGCCGAACTGTTCGGCCAACGACTGGGCGCGGGCCAGGGTACGGTTGGTGACCAGCACCTCGCCGATGTTCTGCCCGGTCAGGTGCCGGGCCGCCAGTTCGCACATTTTGCCGGCACCGACAATCATGACGCTCTTACCTGCCAGGTCGCCGAAAATCTTGCGCGCCAGTTCCACCGCCGCATAGGACACGGAAACCGCGTGCTGGGCGATGGCGGTTTCATTGCGCACCCGCTTGGCGGCCGCAAAGGCCCGCGGCAACAGCCGGTTTAAAACCGGCCCGGCGGTACAGCTCGATTCGGCCAGGTTGTAGGCTTCCTTGAGCTGACCGAGAATCTGCGGTTCGCCAAGGATCATGGAATCGAGACTCGACGCCACCCGGAACAGGTGGCGAATGGCGTCCCGCCCGCTGTGGATATAGAGGTGCGGTTTGAGTTGCGCCTCATCGAGCCCATGGTGCTCGGCCATGAACCGTTGCAGACAGGCACAACCGCCGGCAGGATCCCCGCTGGCCGCATACACCTCGACCCGGTTGCAGGTCGACAGGATCATACCCTCGCTGATCCCCGGCAGCGCGGTGATGGCACGCAATACGCCGCCCGGATCATCAGAGCTGAAACTGATACGTTCGCGCAGCTCGACCGGAGCGGTTTTATGGCTGAGACCTATGACCAGAAAATTCATGAAAAGCCAGGATTCCTTGTGAAAATGTCAGAGGGTCCCCAGAGAAACGTAGCTGTGCAGTCCCGAAAGCAGCAGATTGACCCCCAGGAAGGTGAACAACAGCAAGGCGAAACCGACGATGGCCAGCACTGCGGCCTTGCGACCACGCCAGCCGATGGCCAGCCGGCCATGCAGCAATGCCGCGTACAGAAACCAGGTGATCAGGGCCCAGGTCTCCTTGGGATCCCAGCTCCAATATGCGCCCCAGGCGCGGTCGGCCCAGATCGCCCCGGTAATGATACCGAGGGTCATCAGGGGAAAACCGATGGTCAGACAGCGATAGTTGAGATTATCCAGAACCTGCAAGGACGGAAGCCTGTAAAACAGGGAAGATACCTTCTTTTTTTTGAGCATCCGCTCCTGCAGCAGGTAGAGACAACCGGCGACCGCCGCCAGAGCGAAAACCGCGTCGCCGAGAAACGCCAGAGCCACGTGCACCGGCAACCACCAGCTCTGCAGGGCAGGGGGTGGCGCGGCCGTTGCGCTGGAAACGGCGCTGCCGAAAATCATCAGCACCAGCGCCAGCGGAGAGACAAAGGCGCCGAGCACCGCCAGACGGTAGCGCAGGTGAAACAACAGGAAGGTGCCTATAATGGCCCAGGCGAAAAACGACAGGGATTCGTGCAGACTCGACAGAGGCGGAAACCCCGTCGCCAGATAGCGGCTGGCCAGGCTCAGGCTGTGCAGAGTAAAGCCGCTCCACAGCAGGATACGACCATGGCGGCCGAGGATCGGTCGACGCCACAGAATATCGGCCAGAGCCAGCCCCGTCGCCAGGGCGTAAACCGCCAGAGTCGTGCGGAACAGCAGGATATCGATGGTCATGAATTCCTTTCCGGCAGGGAGATCCCCAGCGAGGCCAGGCACCAGGATGGTCCGAAAACCTGTTGCAGCAGACGGTCGATCCCTGCCACATCCCGAGCGGCCAGCAGTTCAAGCAACGCACCATCCAGTAAACAACGCAATGTATCGCGGCTGTAATCGAGATCGTCCGCGCCGTCCAGAGCGTGCCGGCGCAGGGCGGCGGCAATCTTCACCACCACGGCCCAGGATTCCGGCAGTAAATCCGCCAGCAGATCGCGCACCTCCGCGGCCAATGCGGGGCTACGTCCGCCGGTGGTGACCGCGACATTCAGATCGCCCCGACGTAACACCGCGGGCAGACCGAAATCCCCTTCCTCGGGCAAGCCCGCCAGACACACGGGAATGCCGAGACGCCGGGCTTCGGCGGCCACGGCACGATCGCTGCGGTTATCGCCGGTGGCGGCAAAGACCAGGCTGGCGCCGTCAAGATCACCGGCCCTGAAGGCGCGGGGGATCGTTTCAACACCTTCCGGACAGTTCTGAGACGACACCGTGGGACTGATCAGGCAGACCCGTGCATCGGCTGCCAGCAGTCCGCGCACCTTGCGCATGCCAACGGGGCCGCTGCCGATCACCACACAGCGCTTGCCGGCCAAGCGCAGCAGAATGGGGTATTCAGGCATAGCTGATTCCTCGCCGGCCTCCGGCTCTTAAATAGAAAAGGTTTAGCTCGGCGCGATGCCCCTCAAAGACCGAACAACTCACCTTCGACCAGTTCGCACAGCAGATGACCGAAAAACAAGCCGGTTTCCGCCGCGCGGCCGATGGAATCGGTAGCCAGGCGGAACAGAAAGTGGGGACCATCGCCTTGAATCTCTTCTTTTTCCGGCAACAGGGCGGCAGTGATACAGCCGCGCTCGCGCGCTTCGGCCAGACCTTCCAGAATCGCCTCGTTTTGCGAAACATCCCCCAAGGCCAGCACCGCATCGCCTTCGCTGGCGACAAGTTGCAGTTGCTGGGCGAAAAAAGCGCCACTACGCCCCTCCTTGGCCAAAGATGCGGCCAATGCAAGGTCC
This DNA window, taken from Syntrophotalea carbinolica DSM 2380, encodes the following:
- the hemA gene encoding glutamyl-tRNA reductase gives rise to the protein MNFLVIGLSHKTAPVELRERISFSSDDPGGVLRAITALPGISEGMILSTCNRVEVYAASGDPAGGCACLQRFMAEHHGLDEAQLKPHLYIHSGRDAIRHLFRVASSLDSMILGEPQILGQLKEAYNLAESSCTAGPVLNRLLPRAFAAAKRVRNETAIAQHAVSVSYAAVELARKIFGDLAGKSVMIVGAGKMCELAARHLTGQNIGEVLVTNRTLARAQSLAEQFGGRAIPFAEFPLYLNQADIVLTSTAAGGLLLTRAQLEQIIRQRKNRPMFLIDIAVPRNIDPEVNHIDNVYLYDIDDLNGVIETNLRERRKAAKKAEDIIEQEIVRFYSWLRSLEATPMIVALRRQVEDIRRTETEKTLGSLQHLDAGDRRAVEALTRAIVNKVLHSPLSVLKRAGDDITGEIYLEAVRRLFDLNPDSQQTGGDSVEKDADSKQDLTS
- a CDS encoding precorrin-2 dehydrogenase/sirohydrochlorin ferrochelatase family protein is translated as MPEYPILLRLAGKRCVVIGSGPVGMRKVRGLLAADARVCLISPTVSSQNCPEGVETIPRAFRAGDLDGASLVFAATGDNRSDRAVAAEARRLGIPVCLAGLPEEGDFGLPAVLRRGDLNVAVTTGGRSPALAAEVRDLLADLLPESWAVVVKIAAALRRHALDGADDLDYSRDTLRCLLDGALLELLAARDVAGIDRLLQQVFGPSWCLASLGISLPERNS
- the hemB gene encoding porphobilinogen synthase; the protein is MKFPEYRARRTRRTPILRNMVRETQLAVDDFIYPLFCVEGTDVCNPISSMPGVSQMSVDRLAAEAREIRDLGIPAVILFGIPDHKDAEGSEGTNEDGIIPRSIRAIKAAVPELIVVTDVCMCEYTDHGHCGLIRDEEVVNDPTLRLLSLQALAHARAGADIIAPSDMMDGRVAAIRRTLDSEGFDHLPIMSYAVKYASAFYGPFREAAESAPQFGDRRSYQMDPANRREALREAQLDVNENADFLIVKPAMAYLDILRDLRERFDLPLVAYNVSGEFAMLKAAAQQGWVDHDKVMLELLTGMKRAGADLIITYHAKEAAKLLNHA
- a CDS encoding zinc ribbon domain-containing protein produces the protein MLRRICKICGHETIPELTPEGTKFHCKTCNDYPIYDEFDMEPHCPECGELLEVHVKCGTGFFCNRCRSLKSRKNIVWKEKP
- the hemC gene encoding hydroxymethylbilane synthase, with protein sequence MSSSALRIGTRASRLALWQAEWVQQQLETLHPGLSVVLVPITTKGDKILDVPLAKVGGKGLFVKEIEEALYDGSIDLAVHSMKDVPSVLPPGLILPCIPPREDPRDALVTPDGRSFAQLPQGARIGTSALRRQAQLLHRRPDLDIVSLRGNVETRLRKMEEEDMDGIVLAAAGLKRLELAERIAEYLSVDVSLPAIGQGALGLECREGDDRTLELIAPLHDADTAVAVRAERAFLRRLNGGCQVPLAAHATVAEQTLTMVGLVAEVDGGSLIKETLAAPVAQAEAVGCQLAETLLARGADRILAALDITPTPLVP
- a CDS encoding DUF2270 domain-containing protein is translated as MPDTPRDDKSLNRTETITAVIHYYRAESARALAWRERLDRTTNWAVAATAAFLGFAFSHPEITHAAFLFGLAMVYILLFVEARRFRFYDAYEYRVRLLHQEFVANLLKGRLDFSPDAPWRIDLAEDLLHPRYKMGPLQAIGQRIHANYIYLFAVLLAGWLLKIKLHPLIARSWRQYLQQAAIGELPGIWTLLFMAAFVAHLIYLRYLGRQAKGGRDLIYPRQSG
- the cobA gene encoding uroporphyrinogen-III C-methyltransferase, giving the protein MNRCENSATGIVYLVGAGPGDPGLLTVRGLQCLRRAEVVVYDYLANPQLLHEAPATAERIYVGKTAGHHHLPQEKINALLVEKARLGKVVVRLKGGDPCLFGRGGEEACELAEAGLPFEIVPGVTAGFGAAIYAGIPLTHRDYTTSLGLITGHEDPKKKVSSLDWSKLATGVGTLLFYMGMGNLATITKKLVQHGRAPDTPVAVVRWGTTPRQQTLVGTLADITERVQQARLGPPAIIVVGEIVALRKQLRWFDNRPLFGRRILVTRAAGQAGVLTEGLQAAGAEAICCPTLEIVPPPDWQELDAALQQLPGTDVLVLTSVNAVNYFFERLFALGHDSRLLHDVCIAAVGPKTAAALRQYGLRADLLPDEQRAEGVLEVLLDRGVTGKRILYPRSQRARDLLVTELSAAGAEVCAPVAYHTRAAVGAAEQLREALEQGVDAVTFASSSAVDHCLQALGDDGQRLLAGVTIASLGPLTSDTVRRHGLEVAVEAAVPTVEMLIEALQGYFGELEA
- a CDS encoding SIS domain-containing protein translates to MMLQDKISKSLREHTAVLEETFLMQANELVTFAGQVAEIFNRGGRLMVVGSGPLCSIANLVANLFRYRLNIERPALPALSLCQDLALAASLAKEGRSGAFFAQQLQLVASEGDAVLALGDVSQNEAILEGLAEARERGCITAALLPEKEEIQGDGPHFLFRLATDSIGRAAETGLFFGHLLCELVEGELFGL
- the ccsB gene encoding c-type cytochrome biogenesis protein CcsB encodes the protein MTIDILLFRTTLAVYALATGLALADILWRRPILGRHGRILLWSGFTLHSLSLASRYLATGFPPLSSLHESLSFFAWAIIGTFLLFHLRYRLAVLGAFVSPLALVLMIFGSAVSSATAAPPPALQSWWLPVHVALAFLGDAVFALAAVAGCLYLLQERMLKKKKVSSLFYRLPSLQVLDNLNYRCLTIGFPLMTLGIITGAIWADRAWGAYWSWDPKETWALITWFLYAALLHGRLAIGWRGRKAAVLAIVGFALLLFTFLGVNLLLSGLHSYVSLGTL
- a CDS encoding M16 family metallopeptidase gives rise to the protein MTEYFKDTLANGLRLVTVEMPHLHSVEMVCHVGVGGRHEQADKAGISHFLEHMLFRGSQDYPTGLALESAFEALGGTVNAATDGETTCYHSRLHPEHVAEGTALFASLLRRPLLDDIDIERRIIIEEALEDLNEAGEEINPDNLTSRLIWPGHPLSLPTVGTHESVQSLTREDLRQHLETWYTPGNIVVAIAGRVTRAQALAAVEAAFGDWVSYPVPTALPAPPPAAEGPLTVWTRDATSQIHLQLAFNVPGRKDPRTPALRLLRRILSGSSARLMVRLREQLGLTYHAEANLGLYDDCGAFSIDLAVAPASLLQALQELLKMLDDLRCNPAGEEELQRVVRAFVYEQEFSLDQADTRAGRFGWGELVDYPLTLAEECRQVQALTAAQVREVAAQLFDPKALAVAFVGPFSARQRKEVEKLLAGYKG